One genomic segment of Deltaproteobacteria bacterium includes these proteins:
- the rfaD gene encoding ADP-glyceromanno-heptose 6-epimerase, with product MNVLITGGAGFIGSQLALKLQDLAQVYVVDNFISANLNNLKGFRGEVIKLDVSKEEINIGKKMDVVFHEASNTDTTFKDDKEMLRNNVDGFKKIMEFCRKNNTKLVYATSAGVYGKGEVPMKEEQRAKPLNAYAFSKYMMDLIALREIERGTDIIGLRYFNVYGPHEEHKGKASSMILQLAHQIKEGKNPKLFKYGEQFRDFIYVFDVVEANIVAMRSNAKGIFNVGTGEKTTFNEVVEILNKLLQANKETTYIDNPYERFYQCETLADMKKTKQELNFSAFYNIREGIKDYLRKIGFIDERKN from the coding sequence ATGAATGTTCTAATTACAGGCGGGGCAGGGTTTATCGGTTCTCAATTAGCCTTAAAATTGCAGGATTTAGCTCAAGTTTATGTAGTGGATAATTTCATTTCTGCAAATCTTAATAATTTAAAAGGATTTAGAGGAGAGGTAATCAAATTAGATGTATCTAAAGAAGAGATAAACATTGGTAAAAAAATGGATGTGGTTTTTCATGAGGCATCCAATACTGATACCACTTTTAAAGATGATAAAGAGATGTTGAGAAACAATGTGGACGGTTTTAAAAAAATAATGGAGTTTTGCAGAAAGAATAATACAAAGCTTGTCTACGCTACCAGTGCGGGTGTTTATGGTAAGGGAGAAGTTCCTATGAAAGAGGAACAAAGGGCAAAACCCTTAAATGCCTATGCATTTTCTAAGTATATGATGGATTTAATTGCCTTAAGGGAAATAGAAAGAGGAACAGATATTATAGGTTTGAGGTATTTTAATGTTTATGGTCCACATGAAGAGCATAAAGGCAAAGCCTCTAGTATGATATTGCAACTTGCACATCAGATAAAGGAAGGAAAAAATCCTAAATTATTCAAATATGGTGAGCAGTTTAGAGATTTTATCTATGTTTTTGATGTGGTAGAAGCAAATATTGTGGCCATGAGATCAAATGCAAAAGGGATATTCAATGTAGGAACGGGTGAAAAAACTACATTTAATGAAGTTGTAGAGATTCTCAATAAACTTTTGCAGGCAAATAAGGAAACAACATATATTGACAATCCCTATGAAAGATTTTATCAGTGCGAAACATTGGCAGACATGAAAAAAACAAAACAAGAATTAAATTTCTCCGCTTTTTACAATATAAGAGAAGGAATAAAAGATTATTTAAGGAAAATAGGTTTTATTGATGAGAGAAAGAATTGA
- a CDS encoding CTP synthase has product MKNSNTKFMFVMGGVVSSLGKGIASASTAYLLQSRGINLIMLKIDPYINVDPGTMNPYQHGEVYVLDDGAETDLDLGHYERYTNLTLTQKNNFTSGQIYQTVITKERRGDYLGKTVQVVPHITDEIKKRIFDVAEGKDLIIVEIGGTIGDIEGQPFIEAIRQMRFDVGRENTLYVILTLIPYIRVSGELKTKPTQHSVKELQSLGIQPDIILCRTEKPLTNEIKGKISLFCNVEKEAVITAIDVKNVYEIPLKFHQEELENLVIKKLNLKCNSLSIDEWKKMVYRIKHPKDTVNIAFVGKYIKLKESYKSLIEAFVHAGAKLNVHVNLNWVDAEQIDSSSTKNILSNMDGMLVPGGFGERGIEGKIKAIKYARENKVPFLGICLGMQCAVIEFARDVAHLNNADSEEFRPEAPRKIIHLAKKWTKDEKIIERDEKSEKGGTMRLGAYPCQIKKGTKAYQAYNKELIYERHRHRYEFNNDYRKVLEEKGLIISGESPDGEFVEIAEIKNHPFFVGTQFHPEFKSRPLSPHPLILEFVKNAYEKRRTKEKHS; this is encoded by the coding sequence ATGAAAAATAGCAATACAAAGTTTATGTTTGTTATGGGTGGTGTTGTATCGTCCTTAGGTAAGGGTATTGCCTCAGCATCCACCGCTTATCTTCTTCAGTCTAGAGGAATAAACCTTATTATGCTAAAGATTGACCCTTACATAAATGTAGATCCCGGAACAATGAATCCGTATCAGCATGGTGAAGTTTATGTTTTGGATGATGGTGCAGAAACAGACCTGGATTTAGGACACTATGAACGATACACAAACCTTACCCTCACTCAAAAAAACAACTTTACTTCAGGACAGATATATCAAACCGTAATCACAAAAGAGAGAAGAGGAGATTACCTGGGAAAAACCGTCCAGGTAGTGCCACATATTACAGATGAAATAAAAAAAAGAATTTTTGATGTAGCAGAAGGAAAAGACCTGATAATAGTAGAAATCGGCGGCACAATTGGAGACATTGAAGGACAACCATTTATAGAGGCAATCAGACAAATGCGGTTTGATGTGGGAAGGGAAAACACATTGTATGTTATACTTACACTCATCCCTTATATCAGGGTATCCGGTGAACTAAAAACAAAGCCCACTCAACACAGCGTGAAGGAATTGCAATCTTTAGGTATTCAACCCGATATCATCTTGTGCAGAACAGAAAAGCCGCTAACAAACGAGATAAAGGGGAAAATTTCCTTATTCTGTAATGTAGAAAAAGAAGCAGTAATCACTGCCATAGATGTAAAAAATGTATATGAAATACCACTAAAATTCCACCAGGAGGAATTAGAAAACCTTGTCATAAAAAAACTAAATTTGAAATGCAATTCTCTTTCCATTGATGAGTGGAAAAAAATGGTGTATCGCATAAAACATCCTAAAGACACAGTAAACATAGCTTTTGTAGGAAAATACATCAAACTAAAAGAATCATATAAAAGTCTAATAGAGGCATTCGTCCACGCTGGCGCAAAACTCAATGTTCATGTAAATCTGAATTGGGTTGATGCGGAGCAAATCGATTCATCCAGCACAAAGAATATTTTATCAAACATGGATGGGATGCTTGTTCCAGGGGGCTTTGGTGAAAGAGGAATAGAAGGAAAGATCAAAGCCATTAAATATGCTCGTGAAAACAAAGTGCCTTTTTTAGGTATATGCCTGGGTATGCAATGTGCAGTTATTGAATTCGCCAGAGATGTTGCTCATCTGAACAATGCGGATTCGGAAGAATTTCGTCCTGAAGCACCACGCAAAATCATCCATTTAGCCAAAAAATGGACAAAAGATGAGAAAATTATTGAAAGAGATGAGAAAAGTGAAAAAGGAGGGACAATGCGCCTGGGTGCATATCCCTGCCAGATAAAGAAAGGAACAAAAGCTTATCAAGCTTACAACAAAGAACTAATTTATGAAAGACATAGACACCGCTATGAATTTAACAATGATTATCGCAAAGTGCTGGAAGAAAAAGGATTAATCATTTCCGGCGAATCTCCTGATGGCGAGTTTGTAGAGATTGCCGAAATCAAAAATCATCCTTTCTTTGTGGGCACTCAATTTCACCCTGAATTTAAATCCCGACCCCTTTCTCCCCATCCTCTTATCTTAGAGTTTGTAAAGAATGCGTATGAAAAGAGAAGAACTAAAGAAAAACATTCATGA